One window of Polycladomyces zharkentensis genomic DNA carries:
- a CDS encoding DUF402 domain-containing protein, translated as MNVSIKKIKFTTINKTYTEKVRDWRGRHCFATQYPNPDGKRIFLTYYFVRKGYTISKVFQRNGEFMYYYCDVMDMRQVGRTRYVMVDLLLDVIVYPDGRYHVIDIDEFATAIEKGQLKRRQQVHALRTLDKMIRLQTQQKFIPTYLAEATMFPLEEG; from the coding sequence GTGAATGTCTCTATCAAGAAGATTAAATTCACAACAATCAACAAAACCTATACAGAAAAGGTGAGGGACTGGCGGGGACGTCACTGCTTCGCGACCCAATATCCCAACCCCGACGGCAAGCGGATTTTTCTGACGTATTATTTCGTCCGCAAGGGATACACCATCTCCAAGGTGTTTCAACGTAACGGGGAATTCATGTACTATTACTGTGACGTGATGGATATGCGGCAGGTGGGACGCACGCGGTACGTCATGGTCGACCTGTTGTTGGACGTGATCGTTTATCCTGACGGTCGCTACCATGTGATCGATATTGACGAATTTGCAACGGCGATCGAAAAAGGACAGCTCAAACGACGCCAGCAAGTGCATGCATTGCGTACCCTGGATAAAATGATCCGTCTGCAGACCCAACAGAAGTTTATTCCAACGTACCTGGCTGAAGCCACGATGTTCCCCTTGGAAGAAGGATAA
- a CDS encoding exo-beta-N-acetylmuramidase NamZ family protein: protein MHVKRWLSMAMIGLLSLGMMGSEVADGAESLTSHHRGHVKTGLEILLEHPESLAGKRVGLITNPTGMTRDYQHGLDAMLAKGIRVVKVYGPEHGVRGTEQAGQTPGSFVDPRTGLPFVNLYGKTPDEMVPLFDGVDVLVFDIQDVGTRFYTYIYTMAYAMEAAAKADIPFIVLDRPNPIGGEKVEGPVLAPAYRSFVGLFPIPLRHGMTVGELAQLFNGEFLPEETGGKRARLTVIRMKGWTRNQWYDQTGLPWVPPSPNMPTLDTATVYPGMGLIEGTNLSEGRGTTRPFELIGAPYIEGWKLADALNRANLPGVSFREAYFTPTFSKYTGKTVGGVQVYVEDPRTFDPVLTGLTLIQTVKQLYPDQFAWRETQEPYWIDKLTGTDQVRKQIDAGVPAREIAAQWKKGLESFRQMRSKYLLYPPHDPNID from the coding sequence ATGCACGTCAAACGTTGGCTGAGCATGGCCATGATCGGTTTGCTTTCCTTGGGCATGATGGGTTCTGAAGTGGCCGACGGAGCAGAATCCTTGACCAGCCATCACCGGGGTCATGTGAAAACGGGATTGGAAATCTTGTTGGAACACCCGGAATCCCTCGCCGGGAAACGCGTCGGACTGATCACCAACCCGACTGGCATGACCAGAGATTACCAACACGGATTGGATGCCATGCTGGCCAAGGGGATCCGTGTCGTGAAGGTGTATGGACCGGAGCATGGTGTCCGCGGGACGGAGCAGGCTGGTCAAACTCCCGGCTCCTTTGTAGATCCGCGAACAGGATTGCCGTTCGTCAATCTGTACGGTAAAACGCCGGATGAGATGGTCCCGTTGTTTGATGGTGTCGATGTGCTGGTGTTTGATATCCAGGATGTGGGAACCCGTTTTTACACCTACATCTATACGATGGCTTACGCCATGGAGGCGGCGGCCAAGGCAGACATCCCGTTTATCGTGCTGGACCGTCCCAATCCGATCGGCGGGGAAAAGGTGGAGGGGCCGGTGTTGGCCCCCGCATACCGTTCCTTTGTCGGTTTGTTTCCGATCCCGCTCCGCCACGGGATGACGGTGGGAGAATTGGCCCAGTTGTTCAACGGGGAATTCCTGCCTGAGGAAACGGGAGGAAAACGGGCGCGACTGACGGTGATCCGGATGAAAGGATGGACGCGCAATCAATGGTACGATCAGACAGGGCTGCCTTGGGTTCCGCCGTCCCCCAACATGCCGACACTGGATACGGCCACGGTTTATCCGGGCATGGGATTGATCGAGGGAACCAACCTGTCGGAAGGCCGGGGCACGACCCGTCCGTTCGAGTTGATCGGCGCACCTTATATCGAAGGATGGAAATTGGCGGATGCACTGAATCGGGCAAATTTGCCGGGGGTGTCGTTCAGGGAGGCGTATTTCACCCCCACGTTTTCCAAATATACGGGGAAGACGGTCGGCGGCGTGCAGGTTTACGTGGAGGATCCCCGTACGTTTGATCCGGTGTTGACCGGATTGACACTCATCCAAACAGTGAAGCAACTGTATCCCGACCAGTTTGCTTGGCGGGAAACGCAGGAACCGTACTGGATTGACAAACTGACGGGAACGGATCAGGTCCGCAAGCAAATTGACGCGGGCGTTCCCGCTCGTGAAATCGCCGCCCAATGGAAAAAGGGACTGGAATCCTTCCGGCAAATGCGGAGTAAGTATTTATTGTATCCGCCGCATGATCCAAATATTGACTGA
- a CDS encoding FtsB family cell division protein, translated as MIRKPAANNVVTFRPQKTAQTSSSDRLDHRPISPKARRRRLAWLAIMCTFLVWFLVELIIQTGRISEAEAALAQKRAQISALQARQKQLREQIRQMQTDTYMDEMARKLGYTKDDREELYLTPK; from the coding sequence ATGATCCGAAAACCTGCCGCGAACAATGTTGTGACGTTTCGACCCCAGAAAACGGCACAAACTTCATCGTCCGATCGTCTCGACCACCGGCCGATTTCCCCGAAAGCGCGACGGCGTCGATTGGCGTGGTTGGCGATCATGTGCACGTTTCTCGTCTGGTTTCTCGTCGAACTGATCATCCAGACGGGACGAATTTCGGAAGCCGAAGCTGCATTGGCACAGAAGAGGGCACAAATCTCCGCACTGCAAGCGCGCCAGAAGCAACTGCGGGAACAAATCCGGCAGATGCAGACGGATACGTACATGGATGAGATGGCCAGAAAATTGGGCTATACAAAAGACGATCGGGAGGAACTTTATCTCACACCGAAATGA
- the yabQ gene encoding spore cortex biosynthesis protein YabQ: protein MSLEAQWLTMGWMTASGIILGVLLDIYRVIKGRFRFKGWVVSLIDLLYWTVAAGLVFGLLMWSNWGVLRFYVFLAVILGVVLYYFWMSRTMIRLISWTIRLAEWMIRIVLRTLYVTFWVPLTYAWTALCFTGAWTIRLLLMLLRIIRRITIADVWLIRPWTRYVRPRIIPCLNWVRSAWHRITRLFSINRGKGG, encoded by the coding sequence GTGAGTCTCGAAGCGCAATGGCTGACGATGGGCTGGATGACCGCATCCGGGATCATCCTCGGCGTCTTGCTGGACATCTATCGTGTGATAAAAGGCCGGTTCCGGTTCAAAGGATGGGTGGTTTCGCTCATCGACCTGTTATATTGGACAGTGGCCGCGGGCTTGGTTTTTGGCTTGCTGATGTGGAGCAATTGGGGTGTGCTCCGCTTTTATGTCTTCCTCGCTGTCATCCTCGGGGTTGTGCTTTACTATTTCTGGATGAGCCGGACGATGATCCGGCTGATCTCCTGGACGATCCGCTTGGCAGAGTGGATGATCCGCATTGTGCTCCGCACGCTGTATGTCACATTCTGGGTGCCGCTCACATACGCATGGACGGCCTTGTGCTTCACGGGGGCCTGGACGATTCGTTTGCTCCTCATGCTTCTTCGGATCATCCGGCGGATCACGATCGCCGATGTCTGGCTGATCCGTCCCTGGACCCGGTATGTCCGGCCCCGTATCATTCCTTGCCTGAATTGGGTCCGTTCGGCATGGCACCGGATAACTCGCCTGTTTTCCATAAACAGGGGGAAAGGGGGATGA
- the yabP gene encoding sporulation protein YabP has protein sequence MVDELYTAARHEVVLSGRNALDVSGVVSVESFDSEEFLLNTECGYLGIRGQNLHIKSLDLEQGKVSIEGSFYEMSYLDDGTTRMERTKGLLGRLFR, from the coding sequence ATGGTCGACGAATTGTATACAGCCGCCCGTCACGAAGTGGTGCTGAGCGGGAGAAACGCTTTGGACGTGTCGGGCGTGGTCAGCGTGGAGAGTTTTGACAGCGAGGAATTCCTGTTGAATACGGAGTGCGGCTACTTGGGCATCCGCGGACAAAACCTGCACATCAAAAGTTTGGATTTGGAACAGGGCAAAGTGTCGATCGAAGGCAGCTTTTACGAAATGAGCTACCTGGATGACGGTACTACCCGCATGGAAAGAACGAAAGGTTTGTTGGGCAGGTTGTTCCGGTGA
- a CDS encoding RNA-binding S4 domain-containing protein, whose amino-acid sequence MRLDKFLKVSRLVKRRTLAKEVCDQGRVQVNGRPAKAGTNVSVGDQLTIRFGKKLLTVRVDSIAETSRKSEASQMYTIVSEETLSETSSDETEEVS is encoded by the coding sequence ATGCGGCTGGATAAGTTTCTCAAGGTGTCCCGTTTGGTGAAGCGGCGGACGTTGGCCAAAGAAGTGTGCGACCAAGGCCGCGTACAGGTCAATGGCCGCCCCGCCAAAGCGGGCACCAACGTCTCCGTCGGCGACCAACTCACCATTCGCTTCGGCAAAAAACTGCTCACGGTCCGCGTTGACTCCATTGCGGAAACCTCCCGGAAATCGGAAGCCAGCCAGATGTACACGATCGTATCGGAGGAGACACTGTCGGAAACATCTTCGGACGAGACGGAAGAAGTGTCTTAG
- a CDS encoding HU family DNA-binding protein, with amino-acid sequence MNKQDLIARIAQNSGMTKKDVEAVINHFLNEITQALSEGEKVQLIGFGTFETRKRSGRVGRNPQTGATIEIPESQVPAFRAGSRLKEAVK; translated from the coding sequence GTGAACAAGCAGGATTTGATTGCCCGCATCGCACAAAACAGCGGAATGACCAAAAAAGACGTTGAAGCGGTCATCAACCATTTTTTAAATGAAATCACGCAAGCGCTCAGCGAAGGTGAGAAGGTCCAACTGATCGGCTTCGGAACATTTGAAACGCGCAAACGTTCCGGGCGAGTGGGACGGAATCCGCAGACGGGGGCGACGATCGAAATTCCGGAATCCCAGGTGCCTGCCTTCCGTGCAGGCAGCCGGCTGAAAGAAGCCGTAAAGTAA